The Aricia agestis chromosome 8, ilAriAges1.1, whole genome shotgun sequence genomic sequence GATAAAATCAAGTCGTCATTCGATTCgttacattttgatcggtgattctataaaaAGCGATAAATAAGGTTGACACGAGACAACAATATTTCGTTTGCGAGTAAAAGAGACAAGCTACAGTTATGTGTATACTTGTCAACAAGTATGagcatacagggtgtaacaaaactaagggacAAGCGGTACATTCCCTAAAGTAAAGGTACAATTACACATGCTCAAAAACAATCATGCTGGTTGAACTCGATACATTTGCTTCTATTAAGCATGCATGCAGAGAAAAACTGATCGATATTACCACAAACCTGTCTACACGTACCTAAACCCCCCCAAAGGCATCCGCGTCGAAGGTAGCATGCTCGAAAATCGCACGCCTGTCGATTTTCGAGTATACTCGAAATAAGCATGGTTATTTTGCTCGGTTGACATACTGCGTGCTTGAAATAAGCATGTGTAACTGTaccttaatattatttagttctgTGACAACCTGTTTATTTAGCATTAAAGCGTAATATTAACGGCTTCAATTTATTCTAGATGTTACTATTCGTTAAAGTTTCGttatttttacaaaactttgtaaataagttaataaaatatactacggttcaaaaatgcttttattttttaatatttaataaacaataataacatcctttaaataatatgaactaaaaagtattaaataatttttcctatctaatagtgcctttttccgaattcggctataCCTCAACTATTTGTATAGTATaggtactcaatcttcataattttgaagtcggtgccagttccaaaagtttcaaatacctattctgtcagagaactgaagctgaatcttcagttctgtacctggtaccgacttcaaaatgatgaagatcgagtacagaaatagtatattattatttatttactagctgttgcccgcgacttcgtccgcgtggactttagtttatagcgcgcggtgtcaacaaaatttgtgtcaaatttaaaaactttttaaaaccctggtaagtggtacccctcttagggccgcgctacaccggaatggcagcgctgaaagcgctcgcctcgccgctgccattccggtgtagcgcggcccttaattaatcaaaatacccaaaaacagctgtgcagtgtgcacataatctatactaatattataaatgcgaaagtatctctgtctgtctgtttgtctgtcagtctcgctttcacgccaaacgccaaaactaccgaaccgattgtaatgaaattttgtatacagatagtctaaagcctgagaaaggacataggctacttttttactggaaaaagggttgtcagggggtgaaaatgcgtaaatttgttcaaattaagttagttccaaaaattcataatagatggcgccatgcgtcttctacatcgcgctgacgcttgctcaaaagtctttctataagaggtggtatcatcttacatttaagtttcgatttttttcgattgttatatctattctacggtattaaataactcagtactttatctgtgcagtgacgtaaccttaaacctatcaatgataaatagtttatgggtaaagttgtgtaattgggggctaaataagctttaaaatttggcataaaatataaagtttaatataaaaaaatgtaaaaaacttattgtgtgcacactggacagctgtattgatttaaggggtaccagggcttttttataaaagcttttgacaccaattttgttgacatcgcgctttataaactgaagtccacgcggacgaagtcgcgggcaacagctagtaactaataagtatgattagttctgttacaatgaagtaaaaaataaaacgccatctgttgaatcgtattagaactaaaatgttcattgcatcgatatatttctggattttttataatattatacataaaatatatttagataaaaaataaaacgccatctgttttcatatattagaattaaaatgttgattgcattgatatattttctggatggaatataggccaacacggtacacttgaactcctttattttagagcgccttctgtcgtcaacttgtcacatatattagaaatgcagtaggagttctgtaagataagatagattattataccaagtgataatattattaaacataatattctaacgtattaaaaactataaacaaaaacataataactaataagtatgattagttctatgttacaatgaagtaaaaaataaaacgccatctgttgaatcgtattagaactaaaatgttcattgcatcgatatattcctggattttttataatattatacataaaatatatttaagatttttgaaattttattttaatacacatccaagacccaggaacatttaaaactttttgttccgcctgcgggactcgaacccaggacccccgggatgagcgctggccacgcgtaatgcgaattcattttcatcgatattttcatggaaataagatattttcccacatcaaaatgtagcctatgtcctttctcagactctagaataactgtgtacaaaatttcattgcaatcggttcagttttggcgtgaaagcgagacagacagacagacagacagagatactttcgcatttataatattagtatggatatggatttatCTACGAATCAGTATGTCAATAAAATACCAGACAAGTTAGGGTATACGGTGAATAATACCCCACCTGAAAAAGTCTACAAAATTTTGAATATCTAGTATCGGTAGGTGTTGCTACTTGCTAGGACTGTTATGGCCGTTTTATACGGAGTAAGTAACTGACGCCAGTGCCGACTGCCGAGACAGTGCTGACACCAAAAACTGTCGCCTACCGTTTACACGCGGTCAGTAGTGAAGACAGCGCGGTCCGACAGTACCGAACTGTCTTCGAAATCGGTTTACACGATGGCAGTGGCAGGACTGGCAGGTCAGCACCGTATTGCCTGTGCACTCGTCAGTTACTTAGAcaggtataaatagtcagtactcaagatgcatctcggtctcaagacacggttcaggctctgtgattggttggctgtcaaaatttggaccaattacagagccgaaccgcgtcttgagaccggatcgcatccggcatcttaagtactgattTAATTAATATCGGCCTTACTCCGTATAAAATGGCCAGTATAAATAATAAGCCCGCCTTTTAGAAAGGCTTTAGTGACTTTCTTATACTTCCCTAGTAGCACACTCCGTTGGCCAACGATTGCCAACGGTTGGTAAACTGTCGGGGAATGGTGTGAGAAAATCCCAACAAAGGGCCTACAAAAAGCCAATCGTAAATTCCTACACTAAAATTCCGAACGAAGAGCCAACAATGGCCCAACATAAATTTTACGTTCCGCCGCCAACAGTAAaatgccaacgaaggccctactgcggCTTtttgttgtgtagcctacagaaCATCTATACAAATACTCAACATAgacccaacattgattttacgttctgctgccaacagtgaaattcaacaatctgccaacgaaggccctttaagtgtttttggttctgtagcctacaacacatatgtacaaatacccaacataggcccaacaaatattttgttttattttcccaacagtgattggtgataacctgccaacgaaggccctacagtggcttttggttgtgtagtctacagaacatctatacaagtactcaacataggcccaacattgattttacgttctgctgccaacagtgaaattcaacaatctgccaacgaaggccctttaagtctttttggttgtgtagcctacaatacatatgtacaaatacccaacataggcccaacatatattttgtattattttcccaacagtgattggtgataacctgccaacgaaggccctactgtggcttttggttgtgtagcctacaggacatctgtacaaatacccaacataggcccaacatatattttgttatagttttccaacagtgattggtgacaaccagtcaacgaaggccctactgtggctttctgttgtgtagcctacaacacatatgtacaaatacccaacataggcccaacatatattttgttttattttcccaactgtgattggtgataacctgccaacgaaggccctactgtggcttttggttgtctagcctacaggacatctgtacaaatacccaacataggcccaacatatattttgttatagttttccaacagtgattggtgacaacaggccaacgaaggccctactgtggcttttggttgtgtagcctacaggacatctgtacaaatacccaccataggcccaacatatattttattttattttcccaactgtgattggtgataacctgccaacgaaggccctactgcggcttttggttgtgtagcctacaggacatctgtacaaatacccaacataggcccaacatatattttgttatagttttccaacagtgattggtgacaaccagtcaacgaaggccctactgtggcttttggttgtgtagcctacaggacatctgtacaaatacccaacataggcccaacatatattttgtattattttcccaacagtgattggtgataacctgccaacgaaggccctactgtggcttttggttgtgtagcctacaggacatctgtacaaatacccaacataggcccaacatatattttgttatagttttccaacagtgattggtgacaaccagtcaacgaaggccctactgtggctttctgttgtgtagcctacaacacatatgtacaaatacccaacataggcccaacatatattttgttttattttcccaactgtgattggtgataacctgccaacgaaggccctactgtggcttttggttgtctagcctacaggacatctgtacaaatacccaacataggcccaacatatattttgttatagttttccaacagtgattggtgacaacagaccaacgaaggccctactgtggcttttggttgtgtagcctacaggacatctgtacaaatacccaacataggcccaacatatattttgttatagttttccaacagtgattggtgacaacaggccaacgaaggccctactgtggcttttggttgtgtagcctacaggacatctgtacaaatacccaacataggcccaacatatattttattttattttcccaactgtgattggtgataacctgccaacgaaggccctactgcggCTTtttgttgtgtagcctacaggacatctatACAAATACTCAACATAgacccaacattgattttacgttctgctgccaacagtgaaattcaacaatctgccaacgaaggccctttaagtgtttttggttgtgtagcctacaacacatatgtacaaatacccaacataggcccaacaaatattttgttttattttcccaacagtgattggtgataacctgccaacgaaggccctacagtggcttttggttgtgtagtctacagaacatctatacaagtactcaacataggcccaacattgattttacgttctgctgccaacagtgaaattcaacaatctgccaacgaaggccctttaagtgtttttggtcGTGTAGCCTACaatacatatgtacaaatacccaacataggcccaacatatattttgtattattttcccaacagtgattggtgataacctgccaacgaaggccctacagtggcttttggttgtgtagtctacagaacatctatacaagtactcaacataggcccaacatatattttgttatagttttccaacagtgattggtgacaaccggccaacgaaggccctactgtggctttctgttgtgtagcctacaacacatatgtacaaatacccaacataggcccaacattgattttacgttctgctgccaacagtgaaattcaacaatctgccaacgaaggccctttaagtgtttttggttgtgtagcctacaacacatatgtacaaatacccaacataggcccaacatatattttgttttattttcccaactgtgattggtgataacctgccaacgaaggccctactgtggcttttggttgtctagcctacaggacatctgtacaaatacccaacgtaggcccaacatatattttgttatagttttccaacagtgattggtgacaaccggccaacgaaggccctactgtggctttctgttgtgtagcctacaacacatatgtacaaatacccaacataggcccaacattgattttacgttctgctgccaacagtgaaattcaacaatctgccaacgaaggccctttaagtgtttttggttgtgtagcctacaacacatatgtacaaatacccaacataggcccaacgaGATCGCATAATCTGTGGAAGCCACGCCCCCCAGTATCGCGTGGATTTCAAGAATCTCTGATAAAAAatcatgattaataaaaaaaaaatttcttacACAAGTTgttaaattaagtttttaataacaTCTATTTAAGATTGTAATAAGTGAACAACTATTATTGGCCCTACTTCCTACTGTTAAGTATAGCTTATAATTGCCTAAAATGTATTAtagcttacaaaataatattagctatacCTACAATGCGATTCGGCCgcttacaccatcaatattatcacggaatcgtgattatattgatggtgtaattcATGCCATTAAGGTTATGAAAGAATCTCCGTGAATAATTTTAGtcccattataaaaaaaacaaaatgtcaaaatcaaCATGTGCGGTTATATGGCACAAGCACATCTTTTCACTATGGAAGAGCGCTGTGAGCTGTCTGATGCGTTAGCTAGGGATGggcaaatgaaaaaaatatatcgatatATATCGTATCGATACTTTTCAAATGTatcgatatatattttttttaaatatcgatattccgatatatcgatattttttgctTAAGCCTCGAGCCTCGAGAAGGTTATCTATATAGTACGGAAGCACAGACTAATTAGAAATACTCGTATTAcggaagccctagaacaaatttttttgtgattactaacaagcaaattttttgtgagtagctacattttgataagacgaacaacatttttattttcgaaaaatctcgaaagtggtagctaacagagatagaaagtatttcatactttgacttgatggtcctaaaatatggattgttttatttgtaagacaaggttttagggttctgtaatcaacaaaacttggttgactactgtaccctaaaacggaaccctgaccagcagattttttgtataatatttgtaggttaatagttatataaattaaaagtaaccttgtccttgtccttgacctaaaataaaaatgttgttcatcttaaatatcaaaatgtagctattcacaaaaaattagcttgttagtaatcacaaaaaaaattgttctagggctccctcactaatacaagctgcaattaaaccttcctgccaaattttgatatatttattgatccttgtcaaaaataaaaatacacgtattttttcttttataatcactcagtactaaaatgttgagaaatggcttccgaaagttatcctaaaaaacactacaacgGACACtacggccggtataaatagtcagtactcaagatgcatctcggtctcaagacacggttcaggctctgtgattggttggctgtcaaaatttgggccaatcacagagccgaaccgcgtcttgagaccgggtcgcatcttaagtactgactatttataccggcctacgagtcgcccgcgcgtgacgtgcccccgcgcgcgcgcctcgccccgcgtcacccccgatcacacccaccgccgcgagtgagcattctgcaacgattttaaatgggataaaatatgtcaataacaaataaataacacccaattttttttggttaaatggattctcctaatgatacctaagccctggaaaaaatttggcaggaaggtttaattgcaccctgtatagttggcaatctcaaaaattatataataaaaaataaaaattcgaaGCGAAATAATATCGTTTTTGATATCCGAAAATAAATATcgaaaatcgatttaaaaaagaataaaaaatcgccgatataatatatcgattattttctgaaaaaatatcgatattttgatatatatattttttttacccaagcctcagtgatgccagattggggggaatccccccaaatttgggggtttttttaggtgatggggggaaaattggggggaacaattttttgggggaattgttggaggaaaaagtctgggaacagacggcgaaatctaagtactatggtcccgttttcaccctttggttacgacttacggaaccataaaaatgatcaaggagctcgcgaagatgcttattctgtaaagattggacgctattgcagaaatagtgtacattcatcgtatccatttgtgaaattcccatttgtggggggatttttcttgaaatcccgaattttggggggatttcggggaacacttggggagaaaccgagttggccgtctggcaacactgccaAGCCTAGCGTTAGCATTCTTTCTATTTTGTGCTCGTAGTGTTTGGATGCAGAAAAGAAAATACCTGTAATTTCATGGTTTCAAGAGGATAAAAAACGGAATATCTATTCCTAAAGTAAGTAGAAagtcatatttttaagattagCTACGTTTACAGTGTGTATCAAACAAAGAGAGATTATTGTACTAGGAAAGAAAGTAGGTACCTAGTGAAAGAGAGACGCTAAGGCGGGGGACGCCGAACCGCCATGttctttaaaattttctaaCAAAATCATGACAAAACCTCAAAAACTTATGTAAGGACCTAACTGAAATAAGTATTATACTTACGGGGTagtcaatacaataatattatataatatatcatattaatCATTGTAATAGCCCGATTTACGTTCATTTCCCAAGATAGATAGGTACCTACTAGGTTAGGTAATTGGTTTACTCATTTCAGAAATGTATAGCGTCGTTGAATTTAGTGAGGATGACAGCGTCGCTATTGTGCGCTCGTCTTGGATTTCACCCACTAAGAAACATAGTGCTTGGCCTCCATTTAAAAATTCCGAAAAGATCAAGAAATGTCTTACGGGCACAATTTTAGATGATGACACGTGGAATGTTTTTGGAATTCGACGCATTTTTTATGTAACTGGTAAGTCAGTAATGTAATGATACTAGGTATGTAAGGGAGTTTTCTAAAGTCCCAAATACCTACCTTTGGATAAGTAAGCAGGCAAACAGACACAGTAGGTACCTAGCTCTGCTTCCATTTCTATTATagattttccatgaaataaaatatgttttattcgtATGATTTTAGATGACCTTCTCAGTGCTAGAAAGAAATGTAAAGAAGCCGAACTTAATTCCGAAGTAGAACTAGACATTGAGCTAAAAAGTTATCAAGCCCTGTCCCTGCCAGAAGGAGTCAATTTACCATGCACCCAGATCGAAGAGATTAAAAAGATTGATGTCTGGCTAACAGTGGACGAAAATTACATGCTACTTGTaagctttttaattatttttataatgactGACTACACTAGGCAGTACCTATTACGCTATTTATCTTTTGGCTGTCTGGAATGTATGTATGTGCAAGCACtatgtgtaaaatattttgttgtaggtTAACCACTTGAGCTATGTAGGCGGTAACAAAACATCAGCAATATTAAGGAGGATTCTTGAAAAACTGTTTTCAAACAAACTTGCGGAAATCTGTAATTGGTCAGGCAAAAATGGAAAACATAAGCTACAAGATCACCTTTTAATTAAAGTTGTTACTGGTAAGTAAGCCTCTTCTAAAAACGTAAGTAATATAACTacctatataaagtttaaataacaGGTTACCTTTCTAACTCTGCTAACatatatgtattaattttttggttaaatattgtatgtataattttttatttgaaggaCATTTGGTTTTGGTTGATTTGTAATGACTCATGACAATCTGTGAAAGAGTAACagctaaaaataagtatattttttagttattctatttatatgtataactacaaaaatattttaattctaactatgattatgataatcacaaataaaaatatttgttttaatgaaaattctCCTGTGACTTATCTGGTTGCGGTTGGTCTGTTGTGTATGTAACCGTGTAATTTCTCTAATATAAATTTCTTATATTTGCACCTGTGAGTCCACATCTGTACAACCCGCAATACCGTTTGTCtttaatttcaatttcttttctttGCATCCTTGAATGCCATGACAggtcttataaaaaatattaaacaaaagttaACCAAATGAGAAgtggaccaaattttttttgtagtgGACCAAATGCGACTAAAGTCACATTTTGTAATGTTATCTAaacttcgtttttttttaacattagaaAAGTTATACAAACTTTATTTGCTTTCCTTAAAAGAGGTATTCAATCGCGGTGACGTCGACAGTATTTGCAAAAAGCAAGGTTGTAGAGCTAACTTGTTTTTAcagttaattatttaagtttgtAACTCtctaatgttaaataaaatagggTATAGTAGGATAAAAGCGCGTCTAAAATCgataaatttgttattttagaAGCTCTCCGTCGGCACAAAGTCGCCGAAACGGCTACAGAAAACGAGATAAAGACCGTGGTTAGCAACTGGTTCCGCTTCTCCAAAGATAGAGATGGAGGTCGAGAAAGCAGACGCAGGACAATTGAGCCAACTTCTATCCAGCAATAATCAACGTTACACAGGGCTGTCAACTAGAAATAAGAAAAGACATTTAGCCTTAAAGATACAAGAAATATCTGTAGAGTTAAACGGGCTCAGTGGGGAAACTAGTCCACCTAATCAACCATATACTGTAGATGTCGGTAACAGTAATTTTACTCGTGAATCAAACTATACAAATAATATGCTCGGTGACAGTGACGATGACGTCACTATCAATGTTAATTTGCCAAACAGTCCCCTTCTGTTTGACACAAAAGACAGTGTTTTAAAATCATTTCTAGTTTCTTGGTCTAAACGGTACAATATTTCACACTCCGCACTCAATCATCTACTGGAAGGATTGCAAGTATACCATCCAAGTTTGCCAAAAGATGCTCGCGTTTTGTTACAGACACCAAGGAGTATTAATGTTGTCCAATGTGCAGGAGGCTCGTATGTGTATTTTGGGCTTGAAAATCAGTTAAAAAAAAGAGCTTCTGCTGGTTTATGTTCAAATTACTATCCTCTgatgcaaagaaaactgtcaCAATTTGGAAGTACTTTTTACATAACTATAACTCTTAATGTTGATGGTTTACCAGTGCATTCCAGTAGCAGCAATTcattttggcctattttaaGCATTTTAGATCAGTCCATTGATAAAGAACCAATTATTGTAGGAATTTATTATGGCTCTTCAAAACCTAACGATGCCAATGATTATCTTAGACCTTTTGTCGATGAATGTCTCCATTTAGAAAAGCATGGGTTGGTTGTTAATGGACAACATTATAACTTCCGAGTGAGTTGCATAATAGCAGATGCACCAGCGCGATCTTTTTTGAAAAGTATTAAGTCATTCAATTCACTGTATGGGTGTGAGAAATGCGAGCAAGAAGGTACATATCTGGGGAGGACTGTTTGGTTATACACATCAGATATGCGCCTTAGAACTGATGCTGGATTTTCAAATCAATTGTATGGCGACGAGCACCAGCAATCAAAAAGTATACTATCTGAACTTGATGTAGGGTTAATAACCCAAGTACCTTTAGATTACATGCACTTGGTGTGTCTGGGGGTTGTAAAAAAACTGATAAGGTGTTGGTTAGAAAATGGACCAAAAAAATGCAGAATGCCTGCTTCGAAAATAGGCGAAATATCAGAACGTTTACGGGTGATACGGGATAAATATCCCACTGAATTTTCCAGACGTCCTAGACCTATCAATATGTTCAAATATTGGAAAGCTACGGAGTTCAGAGCtttcattttgtatttaggCCCTGTTGTTTTACGTGGTGTGTTAAGCAAAACACTGTACGCGCATTTTCTTTAATGCACTGTgcaatttacatattatgcacTGCAAATATTTGTAAACATGATGAATGGCGACAGTACGCCGGCGACTTGCTACATTGTTTTGTTCTATACATGTCAGATTTGTACAGCAACGAATTTCTTGTATATAACGTCCACAATCTGCTCCATTTGGCAGATGACGCATATAACTTTGGCCATCTTGGTAACTTTTCGGCATTTCCCTTTGAGAATTTTATGTCTAAAATAAAGAACATGGTTCGTGGTCATAACATGCCATTAGAGCAGGTTGCTAAAAGAATGGGTGAGAATTGTAACTCTGAAAAAAAGAATATTACTAAAAGAAAACCTATTAAAGAACAAAATGGACAGATAagaaaaatacattacaatgaTTACGTTATTGGTACCTCACAAAGAGATTCCTGTTTTGTTACTTCAAATGGtgatattgttattgttaaatcTATTGTGGAAACTGATGTAAGTTCCTATACTTTGAGGTGCAACTGCTTTGTAAACAAAACTGACTTTTACAAAGAACCCATTCATAGCAGCAACTTGGGTATATATATGGTCAGTAATTGCGTACAAAGCGTGAATCTTAGTCCTTCTGATATAAGTAGAAAATGTTTACTACTGCCCAGTTTCAATAATGACGAACAATTCATCTGTTTCCCTTTCGTTAGCATGGTGTTGCACCACTAACAATACGGTTAGTGGTGCAACACCATGCAGCAAGAGATTGTAATGCATCAACATTACAATCTCTTGCTTACTTTCTGCTGTATCAGTTTGTTCATTTGTCTCCTGTCTGGCTAAAAAGGTATTATGCTAGGGTCACTTTCATTGACCAGTTGCAAAtaagagataatattttgtttatgccTGTCCTATCTTCAGTGCCTTTATATCTCTAGGCGTCAGAGGAAATTATTCCTTTGGCCACTATTTGTTTAGTATGTCTACTTGGTTTAATTGTAGTTTATGACTTCGAAGTTTTTATACTTAGgcataataattcaaataaattactgtaaccattatattttttgtttttttttttttaaatacatttgtttATGTGTGAGGCCAAGTTGTATTGTCAATCGACTATTAATTTAAttcgtaatgaaattttgtcaatttatttactttctCTTTAATTGTATGTAGGACTAACGTAATGCTTATAATGTGGGGCCAACTTTATTTTCAGAACCATAGCCTCACTGCAGGTTAAAGGTTGGGTTACAATACAGAGCACAATACCGGACCACAGCATTTTGTATGGGATGACAGCAATGTCCGGTATTATGATCCAACCCTTAACCTGCAGTGGGAATATGGTTCTGAACATAAAGTTGGCCCCACATTATGAGCATTACGTTAGCCCTACATACAATTTCTTCGATAGGCCCTACGTCAATGAACAATGT encodes the following:
- the LOC121729790 gene encoding uncharacterized protein LOC121729790, whose protein sequence is MYSVVEFSEDDSVAIVRSSWISPTKKHSAWPPFKNSEKIKKCLTGTILDDDTWNVFGIRRIFYVTDDLLSARKKCKEAELNSEVELDIELKSYQALSLPEGVNLPCTQIEEIKKIDVWLTVDENYMLLVNHLSYVGGNKTSAILRRILEKLFSNKLAEICNWSGKNGKHKLQDHLLIKVVTEALRRHKVAETATENEIKTVVSNWFRFSKDRDGGRESRRRTIEPTSIQQ